The Ziziphus jujuba cultivar Dongzao chromosome 7, ASM3175591v1 genome includes a region encoding these proteins:
- the LOC107424761 gene encoding BTB/POZ domain-containing protein At5g66560: MAAAEKPSSKGQAWFCTNGLPSDIEVEVDDMTFHLHKFPLMSKSLKIHSLVTEQEKNPNPSSSGIRTSAGDEPQEEDGGDEIEEVHCHLALSDFPGGSETFELAAKFCYGVKVDLTASNVAPLRCAGEFLEMTEEYSEDNLISKTERFFSQYVLKSLKDSVKALKSCERLMPMAESLGITERCIESIASRACAADPSLFGWPVNDGVNSVGDSSKQMLWNGIGTGGRRKGLGRANNNADSWLEELALLSLPFFKRLILAMRAGNLRSEMIENCLMYYAKRYIPGISRTNRKPSSSSSSVASESEQRELLETIITNLPLEKSSNRSSTATRFLFGLLRTANILNASETSKAVLEKKIGLQLEQATLDDLLIPSYSYLNETLYDVDCVERILAYFLNGLEQRNAAEIEGEDPADGVRSPALMLVGKLIDGYLSEIASDANLKPERFYNLAMSLPEQARLFDDGLYRAVDVYLKAHPWISEADRDKICGVLDCQKLTLEACTHAAQNERLPLRAVVQVLFFEQLQLRHAIAGTLIAAEGAAMEPGRPSAMRRERGEDEDEEEEDVAGVSAPAAQDSYESSSQTWKAAVRENQVLRLDMDSMRTRVHQLERECSTMKKVIEKIDKAGPPGGGTGSWKGSLTRRFGCKFKTQVCDSHEQTVVDARKGRHHHHQQ; encoded by the exons ATGGCAGCAGCTGAGAAACCCAGCTCCAAAGGCCAAGCATG GTTTTGTACCAATGGATTGCCCAGCGACATTGAGGTGGAAGTCGACGACATGACGTTTCATCTTCACAAG TTTCCTTTGATGTCGAAAAGTCTCAAAATCCATAGCCTGGTAACCGAGCAAGAGAAAAATccaaacccttcttcttctgGAATCCGTACTTCTGCGGGCGATGAGCCGCAAGAAGAAGACGGTGGAGACGAAATCGAAGAGGTCCATTGCCATTTAGCCCTCTCTGACTTCCCCGGTGGCTCAGAGACCTTCGAGTTGGCCGCAAAGTTCTGTTACGGCGTCAAGGTCGATTTGACCGCTTCCAATGTCGCTCCTCTCCGCTGCGCCGGAGAGTTTCTGGAGATGACGGAGGAGTACTCCGAGGACAACCTCATCTCCAAGACCGAGAGGTTCTTCTCCCAATATGTGCTCAAAAGCTTGAAAGATTCGGTCAAAGCTCTGAAATCGTGTGAGCGACTGATGCCTATGGCGGAGAGCTTGGGCATTACGGAGAGGTGCATTGAATCGATTGCTTCCAGAGCTTGCGCCGCCGATCCGAGTCTCTTTGGTTGGCCGGTGAATGACGGAGTCAATAGTGTCGGGGATTCTTCGAAGCAAATGCTGTGGAATGGGATTGGGACCGGTGGAAGAAGAAAAGGCCTTGGCAGAGCCAACAATAATGCGGATTCATGGTTGGAAGAGCTGGCACTTCTGAGTTTGCCATTCTTCAAGCGCTTGATATTGGCGATGAGAGCTGGAAATCTTAGGTCCGAAATGATCGAGAACTGTTTGATGTATTACGCCAAAAGGTACATTCCAGGAATTTCGCGGACGAACAGAAAACCATCATCGTCTTCGTCGTCCGTAGCTTCAGAGAGCGAACAGAGAGAGCTGTTGGAGACTATCATTACAAATCTTCCATTGGAGAAAAGCTCAAACCGATCCTCAACCGCCACAAGGTTTCTATTCGGCTTGTTGAGAACGGCGAACATACTGAACGCTTCGGAAACTAGCAAAGCCGTTTTGGAGAAGAAGATAGGATTACAACTTGAACAGGCCACTCTAGACGACCTCTTAATTCCTAGCTACTCGTATCTGAACGAGACGCTCTACGACGTGGATTGCGTGGAGAGGATCTTAGCCTACTTCTTGAACGGGTTGGAACAGAGAAATGCAGCCGAAATCGAAGGTGAGGACCCTGCCGATGGTGTTAGATCGCCGGCGTTGATGCTTGTCGGCAAACTGATCGACGGTTATCTATCGGAGATCGCCTCCGATGCCAATCTAAAGCCCGAAAGGTTCTATAATCTTGCAATGTCTTTACCAGAACAAGCTAGACTCTTCGATGACGGTCTCTACAGAGCCGTCGATGTCTATCTCAAG GCTCATCCATGGATATCGGAGGCAGATCGCGACAAGATCTGCGGCGTATTGGACTGCCAGAAACTGACGCTGGAGGCGTGCACTCACGCGGCGCAGAATGAGCGGCTACCACTACGCGCGGTGGTTCAAGTCTTGTTCTTCGAGCAGCTTCAGCTCCGACACGCCATCGCCGGAACTCTAATAGCCGCCGAGGGGGCGGCGATGGAACCGGGAAGGCCGTCGGCGATGAGACGAGAACGCGGTGAAGATGAggatgaggaggaggaggatgtGGCTGGGGTTTCGGCACCAGCTGCGCAGGATAGCTACGAGAGTAGCAGTCAAACGTGGAAGGCGGCTGTGAGGGAGAATCAGGTGCTGCGCTTGGACATGGATAGCATGAGGACGCGGGTGCATCAACTGGAGCGAGAATGCTCCACCATGAAGAAGGTGATCGAGAAGATTGATAAAGCGGGCCCACCTGGTGGTGGAACTGGGAGCTGGAAAGGATCGCTGACCAGGCGGTTCGGCTGCAAGTTCAAGACACAGGTGTGTGATTCGCATGAGCAAACGGTCGTAGATGCTAGAAAAGGACGACACCATCATCATCAGCAATAG
- the LOC107424754 gene encoding uncharacterized protein LOC107424754, translated as MAEEASASETSAREVKGTLETQNSEEATIQSIPLGGTESTCNNIDGDNNNSNGAETSATTSSEGDREKSLEFAVELTEKGSKALKDGDFFEATECFSRALEIRVAHYGELSPECITAYYKYGRALLYKAQEESDPLATVPKKESESEQDSAKDGSAKNAVNGESTAASVSSNAENDASLNDQEGAPDDVSGGKDKDEDDEDSDVEEEAAEADDDDSDLDLAWKMLDVARAISEKQSGDTLEKVDILSALAEVALEREDIDTSLGDYEKALSILERLVEPDSRQLAELYFRICLCLEIGSKPQEAILYCKKALSVCKVRVQRLMNEVKSSPDLDKGLQQTSATSQSSSSVSNKQEEIETLTGLSADLEKKLEDLEQLAANPKSILSEILGMAAAKAKCGEKGASSVQVGSANSNVGFDSPTGSTAHTNGNGSTGVTHLGVVGRGVKRVLMTSGTAESTPAKKPATDSSDDKGDGETS; from the exons ATGGCGGAAGAAGCGTCGGCGTCGGAAACCTCAGCTAGGGAAGTGAAAGGAACCCTAGAAACCCAGAACTCCGAGGAGGCCACCATACAGTCCATTCCTTTGGGAGGCACGGAATCCACTTGCAACAATATTGATGGCGACAACAATAATAGCAATGGCGCAGAAACTTCCGCTACGACCTCCTCCGAGGGTGACCGCGAGAAGTCCCTGGAGTTCGCCGTTGAGCTGACGGAGAAAGGATCCAAAGCCCTTAAAGACGGTGATTTCTTTGAGGCCACCGAATGCTTCAGCCGTGCCCTGGAGATCAG GGTTGCACATTATGGTGAACTTTCTCCTGAATGTATCACTGCGTACTATAAATATGGACGTGCACTTCTGTACAAAGCTCAAGAGGAGTCTGATCCATTGGCTACTGTGCCGAAGAAGGAAAGTGAATCTGAACAAGACTCTGCTAAAGATGGATCTGCTAAGAATGCCGTAAATGGTGAATCTACTGCAGCTTCTGTTTCTAGTAATGCTGAAAATGATGCAAGTCTGAATGATCAGGAAGGAGCACCGGATGATG TATCTGGTGGGAAAGAcaaggatgaagatgatgaggataGCGATGTTGAGGAAGAGGCTGCTGAAGCTGATGATGATGACTCTGACCTGGATTTGGCATGGAAAATGCTTGATGTTGCCAGAGCAATTTCTGAAAAGCAATCTGGTGACACATTGGAGAAAGTGGATATATTATCAGCTTTGGCTGAAGTTGCATTGGAAAGAG AGGACATCGATACTTCTCTTGGTGACTATGAAAAAGCACTATCTATTTTAGAGCGTTTGGTTGAACCTGATAGCCGACAACTAGCCGAACT ATATTTCCGTATTTGTTTATGCTTGGAGATCGGCTCTAAGCCTCAGGAAGCCATTCTATATTGCAAAAAAGCATTATCAGTTTGTAAGGTTCGGGTTCAGCGACTCATGAATGAAGTGAAGAGTTCTCCAGATTTAGATAAGGGTCTCCAGCAAACTTCTGCTACGTCCCAGTCTAGTAGTTCCGTGTCAAATAAACAAGAAGAGATTGAAACACTAACTGGCCTCTCTGCTGATCTGGAAAAGAAG CTTGAAGATTTGGAGCAGCTTGCAGCAAATCCTAAATCAATTCTTTCTGAAATCCTGGGAATGGCAGCTGCCAAAGCAAAATGTGGTGAAAAAGGAGCATCTTCAGTGCAGGTGGGTAGTGCTAATAGCAATGTAGGTTTCGACTCCCCAACTGGTTCCACTGCTCACACCAATGGGAATGGATCTACTGGGGTTACACATCTCGGTGTAGTAGGCAGAGGTGTCAAGCGAGTGTTAATGACCTCTGGCACAGCAGAATCAACCCCTGCGAAGAAACCTGCTACAGATTCGTCAGATGACAAAGGTGACGGTGAAACCTCTTGA
- the LOC107424755 gene encoding uncharacterized protein LOC107424755 encodes MAVTLSPLLQTLTLHRARNVAVAPISSLARASKSGPPSLSTTTAVPGRRQLLFLLTTTGTVMVGERTSRAQDIGLFGLKKKLKKAEEEAEVIVKEGFEAAEKGLDTAERGIVAAEKGIVEAERGIETAEKEIKTAVGFGGLAQAGVVAGAEFLGVLVATSIVNGILGPEARKS; translated from the coding sequence ATGGCTGTTACACTCTCACCTCTGCTCCAAACGCTCACGCTCCACCGTGCGCGTAATGTGGCTGTGGCACCGATATCCTCTCTGGCACGTGCCTCAAAATCTGGTCCGCCCTCGCTGTCGACGACGACCGCCGTTCCAGGCCGGAGACAGCTGCTTTTCTTGCTGACCACAACAGGGACAGTGATGGTGGGAGAGCGGACGTCGAGGGCGCAGGATATCGGGCTGTTCGGGCTGAAGAAGAAGCTGAAGAAGGCAGAGGAGGAGGCGGAGGTGATCGTGAAGGAAGGGTTCGAGGCGGCGGAGAAGGGGCTGGATACGGCGGAGCGAGGTATAGTGGCGGCGGAGAAAGGGATAGTGGAGGCGGAGAGGGGGATAGAAACGGCGGAAAAGGAGATCAAAACGGCGGTGGGTTTTGGCGGATTAGCTCAGGCGGGAGTGGTGGCGGGAGCGGAGTTTTTGGGTGTTTTGGTGGCCACTTCGATAGTAAACGGTATATTGGGGCCAGAAGCTCGGAAATCGTGA
- the LOC107424737 gene encoding thioredoxin-like protein HCF164, chloroplastic, which yields MARVASNPVGLHRFSPFSQTPRAVQSVKSYIGFQNKARRLLSVACQTTPNPTETSEKEELPTDSGSVNEESPSEATNSSADSGFPEFPNKSINKQIAVVSTLAAVGLFLSARLDFGVSLKDLAAAALPYEEALSNGKPTVVEFYADWCEVCRELAPDVYKVEQQYKDRVNFVMLNVDNTRWEQELDEFGVEGIPHFAFLDKDGNEEGNVVGRLPRKYLLENVDALSHGEASVPHARVVGQYSSAEARKVHQVADPRSHG from the exons ATGGCTCGTGTAGCTTCCAACCCTGTAGGGCTCCATAGATTCTCACCATTTTCTCAAACTCCACGAGCTGTTCAATCGGTAAAATCCTATATTGGTTTCCAGAACAAGGCCCGCAGATTGCTAAGCGTTGCTTGCCAAACGACCCCTAATCCAACTGAAACCTCCGAGAAG GAAGAGTTGCCTACTGACTCTGGCTCAGTCAATGAAGAGAGCCCCAGTGAGGCTACAAACTCGTCTGCAGATTCCGGCTTTCCGGAATTTCCTAATAAAAGTATCAACAAGCAAATAGCGGTGGTGTCAACTCTTGCCGCAGTGGGACTTTTCTTATCCGCAAGGCTGGATTTTGGTGTTTCTTTGAAGGACCTTGCTGCTGCTGCATTACCTTATGAAGAG GCTCTTTCAAACGGGAAGCCCACTGTGGTTGAGTTCTATGCAGATTGGTGTGAAGTATGTCGAGAATTAGCTCCTGATGTGTACAAAGTTGAGCAGCAATACAA AGATCGAGTAAATTTTGTCATGCTGAATGTCGACAACACAAGATGGGAACAGGAGCTTGATGAATTTGGTGTTGAGGGAATCCCACATTTTGCTTTTCTCGACAAAGACGGAAATGAAGAGGGCAATGTAGTAGGCAGGCTTCCAAGGAAGTACTTGCTTGAGAATGTGGATGCCCTTTCTCATGGAGAAGCTTCCGTACCTCATGCCCGTGTCGTGGGACAGTATTCAAGTGCTGAAGCCAGAAAAGTGCACCAAGTTGCTGATCCCAGAAGTCATGGATAG